The region ACGCGGACCCCGACGGCGACAGCGACCGCGACATCCACCGCCACGGCGACCGGTACGCCGAGTGCGACCCCAATGCGATCGACGACCACCGACTCGGGGTCGATATTCGGGAACGCGAGCCGACGGGGCGGGCTCGGCGGTCGATAGCAGCGTCCGGTCGAGTCCGGTGAACCGCGCCCGAGGCGGCACGAATGGAAACGGTAATGGGCGTCACGGGAGGAATCCCAGCCAGCATGCATCAACCATGAGCGAGGGGGACGCTACACGCCGAGCGTTCGTCCTCGGTCTCGACGGCGTTCCGTGGGAGCGCCTGCGCGCGTGGGCGGCGGCGGGCGAACTGCCGAACGTCGCCGCGCTCGTCGAGGGGGGCGCTGCGGGACCACTCGAAAGCACGAAACCCGCCAACACCGCGCTCGCGTGGCCCTCCATCGCCACCGGCGTCCGACCGGACAAACACGGTATCTACGCCTTCTACAAGCTCGGCACGAACTACCGCCACCGCGTGAACACCGGCGAGGATCTCTCTCACCCTGCGCTCTGGGAACTGGTCTCGCCCTCGACGGTCGTCAACATGCCGATGACGTATCCGGCGACGGCCATCGACGGGAAGATGGTCACTGGAATGATGACACCCGACGAGGACGAAGGGTTCACCCACCCGCCGGACCTCGCCGCGACCATCGCGGACCGATTCCCCGACTACGAGATCGGTCTCGACTGGAACGAATACCGCGAGCGACCCGACGAGTTCCCCGCCGCACTCGAATCGCTGGTCGCCGCCCGTCGGGAACTGATGAACGACTTCCTCGACGACGACTGGCGGCTCTTCTTCTTCGTCTACACCGCCCCGGACCGCCTCCAGCACCTCCTCTGGGACGAGGACGTTCTCCTAGAGCACTACAAACAGCTCGATGCCGTCATCGGCGACGCACGCGAGGCGGCTGCCGACCACGACGCGAACCTCTTCGTCGTCTCGGACCACGGGTTCGGTCCCATCGCAAAGAACGTCCACCCCAACCGCGTGCTCGCCGATGCTGGCTATCTCACGCCGAAATCCGATACGGGAACGCGCAGTA is a window of Halococcus sediminicola DNA encoding:
- a CDS encoding alkaline phosphatase family protein, with protein sequence MSEGDATRRAFVLGLDGVPWERLRAWAAAGELPNVAALVEGGAAGPLESTKPANTALAWPSIATGVRPDKHGIYAFYKLGTNYRHRVNTGEDLSHPALWELVSPSTVVNMPMTYPATAIDGKMVTGMMTPDEDEGFTHPPDLAATIADRFPDYEIGLDWNEYRERPDEFPAALESLVAARRELMNDFLDDDWRLFFFVYTAPDRLQHLLWDEDVLLEHYKQLDAVIGDAREAAADHDANLFVVSDHGFGPIAKNVHPNRVLADAGYLTPKSDTGTRSTLSRIGLTKERVLGALGSIGLDTNDLAKRLPRALVDRLAAEIPGDNVRYDVDYGKTTAFVHAQGTLYVNDTERFEQGIVRPNRVADLKEELTRTLTRVRDPDTGERVLDVHDGDDLFPTDDASPDLVVEPHEGYYVKPSLSETVFSDPGAHAADHRPEGIFLAEGPDIETGATPTDASVFDVAPTVLHSMGEPVPATADGRVLDELFAPDSPPTERAVDTADVARSGEAASTAGEGDFGDVEERLRGLGYVE